The following is a genomic window from Planctomycetia bacterium.
GCCGTGGCCCGGCGAAGCCTGCGGCCGGTCGCAGACCTGACGCGAACGGCAAAGCATATCAGTGCTCGGCGACTGTCGACGAGGCTGCCCCGATCCGGCGCGAACGACGAGCTGGACGCCCTGGCCGACACGTTGAACGAAATGCTGCAGCGCGTTGAACGGAGCTTTCGACAGATTCAGCAATTCACTGCGGACGCCGCGCACGAGCTGCGAACGCCGTTGACCGCCCTCAAGGGAAATGCGGAGCTTGCGCTCACTCAATCGCGTTCGGAGGCGCAGCTTCGCGCCGTCATCGAACAGAGTCTTACCTATTACCGAGTCCTGGCCCGTGTCACCGATGATCTATTGCTTCTCGCGAGACTCGACGCGGGACAGGAGACGCTGCAATTCGAGCGACTCAATTTGTCAGAGATTGTAGAGGATGTCGTCGACCTGTATCGCCCGTTGGCCTACGAGAAACGCATCGAGATCGCGGTCCAATCATCGGCGGATACACAGGTCCACGCGGATCAGGGAAAAATCCGCCGGCTCATCAGCAATCTGCTCGACAACGCAATCAAGTACATGGGCGACGAGGGCTCGATCGACGTCTGCGTTCAACGCCAAAACGGCGTCGTAACCACCTGCATCGCCGATACGGGCCCGGGCATTGCAGAAGATGAGCTCCCCCACGTCTTTGAGCGGTTCTACCGAATTGACAGGTCCAGGACAGGCGACGGCGGGGCGGATTCGCGAAGCGTCGGCCTCGGGCTGGCCATCTGTCGATCCGTCGTCGATGCCCATGGCGGTGACATTTCGATATCGAGCGAATTAGGCAGGGGCACGCAGGTCACCGTCGTACTCAAGACAGATGATGTAAACGGAACAGCCTGACTTTGGCAGCCGAAGTCTATCGCGCATGCCCTCGAATCGAAGGCGCGGGATCGGGCTCAGTTCTCCGCCTCAACTTGCGTTACGGCGTCATCAAGCGAAGTACTCGATGACTGGCTCTTGATCTCCGCAAGTCGATTCAGCATACGGTCGTACTTGGCGGAGGAACTCTCCAGGGGATTGGCGCTGGTATCTGCCGCCCGGGCCCGGGGCGCTGGCGATGTTGGATCATCCGAACATCGCCAAGGTACTCGACGCGGGCGTGACCGATACCGGCCGCCCCTACTTCGTGACGGAATTGTGCGCGGGCGATCGGATCGCGGATTATTGTGATGCGCGTCAGCTCACGATTCCGGCGCGCCGCAACAAGCCTGGCACAGAGCAATAGCCGCGGAGGAATCGAGTCGGTCGTCGCGGCCCATGAATCTACCGCCGCGGGCGGGCCGGGCATGGACGATGCCGAGCAGCGTAGCGCCCGGCTGCTCGTCCAGCTTTACAACTCATGGGAGATGGCAGACCCGGGAAAAGGCCACGCCGCACAGCGCGAGCTCTGGAATGCCAGACTCGATTCCGAGTCGTCAAAGGTCAACGGAACAAACGAACGCCGTTAAACGACATCCGGAGTGAACCGCCTTCACTAGAGCGGACAGTCATCACCGCCGATGATCATATCCACAAACGCATCAAGGTCGGCGATGCTCGCGGAGCCCTGCGCGGAGATATCCGCGCAGCCGCAGTCGCCATGCGCAACTCCCAGCACGCAGTCCAGATACCCCTGAATGTCGAGGCCGTTGCGCTGGCCGTCAACGAAGCAGTCCCCGGCGCACGCCCCGGGCACGCGAACCGTCGCGGCAACAGAGTCCGGCGAACCGGTCCGAAAGAGCCCGATCGTAGCTTCGCCGCTCACCGGACCGACATCGGCATCGAACCAGAAGTTGTACATGGTTCCGAATCGCAGGGCGTTGCTGTTTGCGTTCTGCGCGAAGGTCTGCGGGCTGTTCCATTTGACGTCATTGGTATTGACGTTGAAGGGCCAATCGGTGTTGTCAAACGGCTCGCCGGAGTGGTAGTCCACATCATGGAACCCCACGTTGGCAATCGTTGTCCCGGTCGGGAAGGGCACTGACAGCGACCCGGCGCTGCGGTGCGAATTCAGATTGTAAATGGCATAGTCATAGCGCCACATCCCGTTGCCGAGCGGCGTCACCTTGCTGGCCACATGAAACCGCCCTTCGGATGGCACGTCGACGGTTGTCAATTCGACGGATTCGTCAGGATTGCCGATTCCCAGACCGTGATCCCGCCAGGCCATGATCGCCGGCTCGCCGACGTGCATCGGCCCAGTGGGAAAAATCTGGAAAGAAAGCTCGACGGTGAATTGCTTGTAAGAGGCGTTGTTCAAGGCATTGCCCGCGATGGCATCGGCGGCTGCGACGTAAACCCCCTCCGAAAAATAAAGCGCCCCGGCGTTCTGATTCGGATCAATATCACTGGTCGATATCTGAAGCCGCTTGTAGATCACATTGCCGCTGCCGCCGGAGGGCCCGGGATACTGACCATTGAAGGCATTGCATGCCGAGCGCGGTCCAAGAATGCCCTGTCCACCGTTGTAACTCGGTCCATAGATATCGCGACAACCCGCGCCAAGCTGGCTCCCGCCGCTGCCGTTACAGGGCAGGCCACAACCGCTGCCGGCTGCCGCGACCGTGGCATTCTTCAGCCAGGACATCCCGATCTGCTCGAGCCGTCCGTCCGCCAGCTTGTAGGCGTTCATGCCGAGCAGCGGCGAGGTTGAGTTCCACGGAAGATTCGTATCGCCGAGGTTGCAGGTATAACTGCCCAGTGAATACGCGTGGATTCCACCGGAAGAGCCCCAATAATGGATGCCCTGCGTATCGGAATAAACAACGTCGACACCGCCGACCGAACCGCCGGGATTAAAAGTCGCCGTCAATGTGAACGTGCCGGTCGCGCCGCCATACCCGGCGACACGAACGTAATAGGTCTGCCCCATGAGCACGCCAACCGTCGTTGTCGATCGCAGGTCGCCGCATGCATCGTCATCACAGCCGAGTTCGGCCCCGCCGCAGGATGCAAAAACCGACAACGTGGTGTCCCAACTTGCCGAGCCGCATAAGCTGAAAGTCGCGAGCCCGTCTTCGCCCGGAATGAAGTAGTACCACACATCATTGACGTCGCCGGATCCGGCGCAACTGCTGAGATCGGTGCCGCTCGCGCCGACGCTCGTCCCGGCGATCGGCGTATCTACAAAGATCTCGATGGCATTGGCGCACTCGTCATTGGCCGGCTGGGCCTGCACAGTGGACGTGGGGATCGCCAGCAATGCGATCGCGATCGTGATGCGAAATGACAGAATTCCAATGTTACGGGGGGCTCGGGGCATGAAACTCACTCCAATGAACGATGACACGGTCCGACGGCCGACCCTGTGCGAAGGAACCTGCCGGCGCCGGGGCCGCCTTGTCTTGAATCGACAGGTTCGGCTGGTTGACAGACTGCCGAACACGCACGAGCAAGTGGCCCGTGCGACCCCGAAGAATCAAGCGAGACGGTTTATCGGGAGTTCATTCTATGTGATCGGCATACCTCAAGACAACGATTGAATGGCCGATCATCTATCGAATCTTAAAATCGTGCATCAATGCACAATTGGCTTTGACGCCTCGCC
Proteins encoded in this region:
- a CDS encoding heavy metal sensor histidine kinase; translated protein: MPRSVRTRITMFATAVTLTVCLMVCAALYTGLHISLHREVDAFLRGEVQEFKAVLIHEDDDDLQEVEREIRAELGSRLGTDLTFRLLDSTGRLLITSDPDDAFANPWTLQPMDPADTPIVAFQTIPPSPGSSSVRFCSEHVNLPGRGDMVIQVAYRLDRVDQSLSVCRLVCAGAMVLAALFSIIGGRAVARRSLRPVADLTRTAKHISARRLSTRLPRSGANDELDALADTLNEMLQRVERSFRQIQQFTADAAHELRTPLTALKGNAELALTQSRSEAQLRAVIEQSLTYYRVLARVTDDLLLLARLDAGQETLQFERLNLSEIVEDVVDLYRPLAYEKRIEIAVQSSADTQVHADQGKIRRLISNLLDNAIKYMGDEGSIDVCVQRQNGVVTTCIADTGPGIAEDELPHVFERFYRIDRSRTGDGGADSRSVGLGLAICRSVVDAHGGDISISSELGRGTQVTVVLKTDDVNGTA